Proteins encoded within one genomic window of Gloeobacter kilaueensis JS1:
- a CDS encoding carbohydrate kinase family protein, whose product MTILCTGAAVVDVLVSVPETMPEPGSSALVETIALAAGGCGVNTAIALARLGVPVQFMAVLGADGAGDFLRAQLRGAGVGLEYFWQSRLVATKSAVVLLDSSGERAFLRTRGGGNAIAPVDFSYLDWSRFSHLHIGGNYSLRRLLGVDLAAVLRLARKSGVVTSLDTVWSSDGNWEVLLPALGAIDYLLPSLVEAQAISGERVPEKIARWFVGHGSRTVVLKLGAEGAYCYAPQIEVYLPAAPVPGGRVIDTTGAGDAFCAGFLGALVEGHSLIEAVRWANAWGAVAVSGLGATGGLVDRQQLETVLKAQD is encoded by the coding sequence ATGACCATCCTTTGTACAGGTGCGGCGGTCGTCGATGTGCTGGTGAGTGTGCCTGAGACGATGCCTGAGCCAGGCAGCAGTGCGCTGGTGGAGACAATCGCTCTGGCGGCGGGCGGTTGTGGGGTCAATACGGCAATTGCCCTGGCACGGCTCGGGGTGCCGGTTCAGTTTATGGCAGTGCTCGGGGCGGACGGGGCGGGCGATTTTCTGAGAGCCCAGCTTCGGGGGGCAGGAGTCGGACTGGAGTACTTTTGGCAATCTCGGCTGGTAGCGACCAAAAGTGCGGTGGTGTTGCTTGATTCTTCGGGGGAGCGCGCTTTTTTGCGCACGCGGGGGGGCGGGAACGCGATCGCTCCGGTGGATTTTTCTTACCTGGACTGGTCGCGCTTCAGCCACCTGCACATCGGTGGCAACTATTCGCTGCGGCGGTTGCTGGGGGTGGATCTGGCGGCTGTGCTCCGGCTGGCACGCAAATCGGGGGTCGTTACCAGTCTGGATACGGTCTGGAGCAGCGACGGCAACTGGGAAGTGCTGCTGCCGGCCCTCGGCGCAATCGATTATCTGTTGCCGAGCCTGGTAGAAGCCCAGGCCATCAGCGGCGAGCGGGTGCCAGAAAAGATCGCCCGCTGGTTCGTGGGGCACGGCTCGCGCACGGTCGTGCTCAAGCTCGGGGCGGAGGGCGCTTACTGCTATGCGCCGCAAATCGAAGTGTACCTGCCGGCGGCACCGGTACCGGGTGGACGGGTCATCGATACGACCGGGGCCGGGGACGCTTTTTGCGCCGGGTTTCTGGGGGCGCTGGTAGAAGGACACTCCCTTATCGAAGCGGTGCGCTGGGCGAATGCCTGGGGAGCCGTGGCGGTGAGCGGCCTCGGGGCGACGGGCGGGCTGGTCGATCGGCAGCAGTTGGAGACGGTCTTAAAGGCGCAGGACTGA